One window of the Janthinobacterium sp. PAMC25594 genome contains the following:
- a CDS encoding cell wall metabolism sensor histidine kinase WalK: protein MRNLHRSIAARLALGYGVLVVVSISIVCAVFYFGTIGVLDRSVDRKLTLLSERLAALYQQGGSSRTTAEIAHLLTDRTDSDTEIFLLVDADGRRVAGNLSSWPDTASPVGRLLHRDVTREGRRVPARMLIRDLAGGARLFVGRDMEEGKSISTLVLRSLAYGGGVAILLVVAGAWLFRRQLEARIGQIRRTAGEIEAGDLSRRIPVSSEDEFGLLSRDINRMLDRIEHLMEGVRHVSNAIAHDLRTPLGRIRNKLDGALRQQQGVAGYASAAQAAIDDIDDLTRVFDKLLQIAAAESGMRPENFDDIDLQLIGADIVEMYEATADEQGVLLVQMYGDSVPARGDRNLLGSALASLVDNAIKYAGPGATVEVSAGSDAQGSWLAVRDNGPGVPREELPKLTQRFYRLDKSRHLPGNGLGLSIVAAIAALHGGSLDIEDAVPGLRLRLRLLR from the coding sequence GTGCGTAACTTGCACCGCTCCATTGCGGCCCGCCTGGCGCTCGGCTATGGCGTGCTGGTGGTCGTCTCGATCAGCATCGTCTGCGCCGTATTCTATTTCGGCACCATCGGCGTACTCGATCGCAGCGTGGACCGCAAGCTGACCCTGCTCTCGGAGCGCCTCGCCGCACTGTACCAGCAGGGCGGCAGCAGCCGCACGACGGCGGAAATCGCCCATCTGCTCACCGACCGCACCGACAGCGACACGGAGATCTTCTTGCTGGTGGATGCCGATGGCCGCCGCGTGGCGGGCAATCTGTCGTCCTGGCCCGACACGGCCAGTCCTGTGGGCCGCCTGCTGCACCGCGACGTCACGCGCGAAGGACGCAGGGTGCCCGCGCGCATGTTGATCCGCGACCTGGCGGGCGGCGCGCGCCTGTTTGTGGGGCGCGACATGGAAGAGGGCAAGTCCATCAGCACCCTGGTGCTGCGCTCGCTGGCCTATGGCGGCGGGGTGGCCATCTTGCTGGTGGTGGCGGGCGCGTGGCTGTTCCGGCGCCAGCTCGAGGCGCGCATCGGGCAAATCCGCCGCACGGCGGGGGAAATCGAGGCAGGCGACCTGAGCCGGCGCATTCCCGTCTCCAGCGAGGATGAATTCGGCTTGCTGAGCCGCGACATCAACCGCATGCTCGACCGCATCGAACACCTGATGGAAGGCGTGCGCCACGTCTCGAACGCCATTGCGCACGACCTGCGCACGCCGCTGGGCCGCATCCGCAACAAGCTCGATGGCGCCTTGCGCCAGCAGCAGGGCGTGGCCGGCTACGCGAGCGCGGCGCAGGCGGCCATCGACGACATCGACGACCTGACGCGCGTGTTCGACAAGCTGCTGCAGATCGCGGCGGCCGAATCGGGCATGCGTCCCGAGAATTTCGACGACATCGACCTGCAGCTGATCGGCGCCGACATCGTGGAAATGTATGAGGCCACGGCCGACGAGCAGGGTGTGCTGCTGGTGCAGATGTATGGCGACAGCGTGCCGGCGCGCGGCGACCGCAACCTGCTGGGCAGCGCGCTGGCCAGCCTGGTCGACAACGCCATCAAGTATGCGGGTCCGGGCGCCACGGTGGAAGTGTCGGCCGGCAGCGATGCGCAGGGCAGCTGGCTGGCCGTGCGCGACAACGGCCCCGGCGTGCCCAGGGAAGAATTGCCGAAGCTGACGCAGCGTTTTTACCGGCTCGACAAGAGCCGGCATTTGCCCGGCAATGGCCTGGGCCTGTCCATCGTGGCGGCCATCGCGGCCCTGCATGGGGGCAGCCTGGATATCGAGGATGCGGTGCCGGGCCTGCGCCTGCGCCTGCGGCTGCTGCGCTAG
- a CDS encoding DUF535 family protein translates to MHTFTAIGDNAAPQQPVLRQHGHRLKAALGALVFPVQRARWQAFIAGTPGLAALAQAHPSLVYKIYRPYASRQFACAARVELLHGHYRFLWQAGARPLVEYAARRALVLATIEGKDGATYRLQLTAIHDSHREGELCLRLTRDGVSLYLASFLFRPQPGGAAIQLGALQGLRSPAGAQAVKEATRALHGCRPKNLMVAALRDLGDFFGCGHLHLVSNANRIALNWRRRRHISCDYDLAWQELHALPTSDGNYLLPCGPCRMPDIELVPSKKRADARRRGAMLLQLAADMRWQVAALLHAQ, encoded by the coding sequence ATGCATACTTTTACCGCCATTGGCGACAACGCCGCGCCGCAGCAGCCAGTACTGCGCCAGCATGGCCACCGCCTCAAGGCCGCCCTTGGCGCGCTGGTCTTTCCCGTGCAGCGCGCGCGCTGGCAAGCCTTCATAGCCGGCACGCCGGGCCTGGCGGCGCTGGCGCAAGCCCATCCCAGTCTGGTGTACAAAATCTACCGGCCCTACGCCAGCCGCCAGTTTGCTTGCGCGGCGAGGGTGGAGCTGTTGCACGGGCATTACCGCTTCCTGTGGCAGGCGGGCGCGCGGCCGCTGGTGGAATACGCGGCGCGCCGCGCGCTGGTGCTCGCCACCATCGAGGGCAAGGATGGCGCCACCTACCGCTTGCAGCTGACAGCCATTCACGACAGCCACCGCGAAGGGGAGCTGTGCCTGCGCCTGACGCGCGACGGCGTGTCGCTGTACCTGGCCAGTTTCCTGTTCCGGCCCCAGCCCGGCGGCGCCGCCATCCAGCTGGGCGCCTTGCAGGGCTTGCGCTCGCCCGCCGGCGCGCAGGCGGTGAAAGAAGCCACGCGGGCGCTGCATGGCTGCCGGCCGAAAAACCTGATGGTGGCCGCCTTGCGCGACCTGGGCGACTTCTTCGGCTGCGGCCATCTGCACCTGGTCAGCAACGCCAACCGCATCGCGCTGAACTGGCGCCGGCGCCGCCACATCTCGTGCGACTACGACCTGGCGTGGCAGGAACTGCATGCGCTGCCCACCAGCGACGGCAATTACCTCCTGCCATGCGGCCCTTGCCGGATGCCGGACATCGAACTGGTGCCGTCGAAAAAGCGGGCGGACGCGCGTCGCCGCGGCGCCATGCTGCTGCAGCTGGCGGCGGACATGCGCTGGCAAGTGGCCGCCCTGTTGCACGCGCAATGA
- the hemB gene encoding porphobilinogen synthase, producing the protein MPAHYPTSRMRRLRATPQLRELFRETEINPRDLVLPIFVDEGSSDFIDIKSMPGVRRIPEAKLAQEVERYARAGLRSVMTFGISHHKDSHGTDTLNPDGLVARMSRIIKDAVPEMVVMSDTCFCEYTDHGHCGILHGDTVDNDSTVLNLGKQAVIAAQAGADIIAPSAAMDGQVAAIRAALDAAGFHDTPVMAYSTKFASGLYGPFRDAAGSTLKGDRKTYQMDPMNRREAIRESLIDEAEGADALMVKPAGAYLDIIRDLREVTRLPIGAYQVSGEYAMIKFAAQAGAIDERRVVQETLGAIKRAGADMIFTYFAMDVLNNPY; encoded by the coding sequence ATGCCAGCACACTACCCAACTTCGCGCATGCGCCGCCTGCGCGCGACCCCGCAACTGCGCGAGCTGTTCCGCGAGACCGAGATCAATCCGCGCGACCTGGTCCTGCCGATCTTCGTCGACGAAGGTTCCAGCGATTTCATCGATATCAAGTCCATGCCTGGCGTGCGCCGTATTCCCGAAGCGAAGCTGGCGCAGGAAGTCGAACGCTATGCGCGCGCCGGTTTGCGCTCCGTCATGACCTTCGGCATTTCGCACCACAAGGACAGTCACGGCACGGACACCCTGAACCCGGACGGCCTGGTGGCGCGCATGTCGCGCATCATCAAGGACGCCGTGCCGGAAATGGTGGTCATGTCCGACACCTGCTTCTGCGAATACACGGACCACGGCCATTGCGGCATCCTGCATGGCGATACGGTCGACAATGACAGCACCGTGCTGAACCTGGGCAAGCAGGCCGTCATCGCGGCCCAGGCGGGCGCCGACATCATCGCGCCATCGGCGGCCATGGATGGCCAGGTGGCGGCGATCCGCGCGGCGCTCGACGCGGCCGGTTTCCACGACACGCCCGTGATGGCGTATTCGACCAAGTTCGCTTCCGGCCTGTACGGCCCGTTCCGCGACGCTGCCGGCAGCACCCTCAAAGGTGACCGCAAAACGTACCAGATGGACCCGATGAACCGCCGCGAAGCGATCCGCGAATCGCTGATCGACGAAGCCGAAGGCGCCGACGCGCTGATGGTCAAGCCGGCCGGTGCCTACCTGGACATCATCCGCGACCTGCGCGAAGTGACGCGCCTGCCGATCGGCGCCTACCAGGTCAGCGGCGAATACGCGATGATCAAGTTCGCCGCCCAGGCGGGCGCCATCGACGAGCGCCGCGTGGTGCAGGAAACCCTGGGCGCCATCAAGCGCGCGGGCGCGGACATGATTTTTACGTATTTCGCGATGGATGTGCTGAATAATCCGTATTGA
- a CDS encoding MBL fold metallo-hydrolase: protein MPLKISRILHAGYVFECEDTAIAFDPIVENPFSRNCHAFPSVRFDLDAVRRLRWDAVFISHFHDDHCSLDSLDALDRATPIYLYCVFDELFAMLRALGFTSVERLHVDVPVRVGAIEVIPRRALDDDVDSLFQVRAAGLNVLNVVDSWIGPETLAQLAAFAPWDLVLWPFQTMREIAVIAPSQAQPGPVELPDDWIPQMRALAPRYIVPSSCQFVQEDWSWYNHAMFPITYRRFADEIGAALPDAHIFRLDPSTAMLLDAHGLAPAAPLPWVIPVGPQDVDFDYRPDALAPATADIARRFAPLNDADAALVRDFCQNGLLERYRDMELSEDSYFQSPRLWRLALYGHDGAATVLHYRTHGDLIDLVPATGEAPSWTTEVPLVKCHAALVLGESLTSMYMRINDGPFDAATRAELEEADIVDDPLIRCLFNDAIGAYQAAQLKRLLARPEGNGATR from the coding sequence ATGCCCCTGAAAATCTCCCGCATCCTGCACGCCGGCTATGTCTTCGAATGCGAAGACACGGCCATCGCCTTCGATCCCATCGTTGAAAATCCGTTCAGCCGCAACTGCCACGCGTTTCCGTCCGTGCGCTTCGACCTCGACGCCGTGCGCCGGCTGCGCTGGGATGCCGTCTTCATCTCGCACTTCCACGACGACCACTGCTCGCTCGACAGCCTCGATGCGCTCGACCGCGCCACGCCCATCTATTTGTACTGCGTCTTCGACGAACTGTTCGCGATGCTGCGCGCGCTGGGTTTTACGTCCGTCGAGCGCCTGCACGTCGACGTGCCCGTGCGCGTGGGCGCCATCGAGGTGATCCCGCGCCGCGCGCTCGATGACGATGTCGACTCGCTGTTCCAGGTGCGCGCCGCCGGCCTGAATGTGCTTAACGTCGTCGATTCCTGGATCGGCCCCGAAACCCTGGCGCAGCTGGCCGCCTTCGCGCCGTGGGACCTGGTGCTGTGGCCGTTCCAGACCATGCGCGAGATCGCCGTCATCGCGCCGTCGCAGGCGCAGCCTGGCCCGGTCGAACTTCCCGACGACTGGATTCCCCAGATGCGCGCGCTGGCGCCCCGTTACATCGTGCCCAGCTCCTGCCAGTTCGTGCAGGAAGACTGGTCCTGGTATAACCACGCGATGTTCCCGATCACCTACCGCCGCTTTGCCGATGAAATCGGCGCCGCGCTGCCCGATGCGCACATCTTCCGCCTCGACCCGTCGACGGCCATGCTGCTCGACGCGCACGGCCTGGCGCCGGCCGCGCCGCTGCCCTGGGTCATTCCCGTCGGCCCGCAGGACGTGGATTTCGACTACCGCCCCGATGCGCTTGCGCCCGCCACGGCGGACATCGCCCGGCGTTTCGCGCCCTTGAACGATGCCGATGCGGCGCTGGTGCGCGATTTTTGCCAGAACGGTTTACTTGAACGCTACCGCGACATGGAACTGTCCGAGGACAGTTACTTCCAAAGTCCGCGCCTGTGGCGCCTGGCCCTGTACGGCCACGACGGCGCCGCCACCGTCCTGCATTACCGCACGCACGGCGACTTGATCGACCTGGTGCCCGCCACCGGCGAGGCGCCCAGCTGGACGACGGAAGTGCCGCTGGTGAAATGCCATGCGGCGCTGGTGCTCGGTGAATCGCTGACCTCGATGTACATGCGCATCAATGATGGCCCTTTCGACGCGGCCACGCGGGCCGAACTGGAAGAGGCCGACATCGTCGACGACCCCTTGATCCGCTGCCTGTTCAACGACGCCATCGGCGCCTACCAGGCGGCGCAGCTGAAGCGCCTTTTGGCGCGGCCTGAAGGAAATGGCGCGACGCGGTAA
- the msrA gene encoding peptide-methionine (S)-S-oxide reductase MsrA produces MAQDNETAILAGGCFWGVQDLLRRYPGVLATRVGYSGGDVANATYRNHGTHAEAIEIIFDPNTISYRKILELFFQIHDPSTPDRQGNDRGTSYRSAIFYTSDEQKKVAEDTIRDVDASGLWPGKVVTQVAPAGPFWEAEAEHQDYLQRLPHGYTCHYIRPDWVLPQRAQ; encoded by the coding sequence ATGGCACAAGACAACGAGACCGCGATCCTGGCCGGCGGCTGCTTCTGGGGCGTGCAAGACTTGCTGCGCCGCTATCCGGGCGTGCTTGCCACGCGCGTGGGCTACAGCGGCGGTGACGTGGCCAACGCCACCTACCGCAACCATGGCACGCATGCGGAAGCGATCGAGATCATCTTCGACCCGAACACCATCAGCTACCGCAAGATCCTGGAATTGTTCTTCCAGATCCACGATCCCAGCACGCCGGACCGCCAGGGCAACGACCGCGGCACGAGCTACCGTTCGGCCATCTTTTACACCAGCGACGAGCAAAAAAAGGTGGCTGAAGACACCATCCGCGACGTCGACGCCTCCGGCCTGTGGCCCGGCAAGGTGGTGACGCAAGTGGCACCGGCCGGCCCGTTCTGGGAAGCGGAAGCGGAGCACCAGGATTATCTGCAGCGCTTGCCGCACGGCTATACCTGCCACTACATCCGGCCGGACTGGGTCTTGCCGCAGCGCGCGCAGTAG
- a CDS encoding helix-turn-helix transcriptional regulator → MRYWRVERRQAEGQLDLGRALDLLAAIGHADVNAMAGAILKTAGTAASIAQCTIFAYEFGNRPRTVPVADRRGGRFLQDIADSYARHYYALDGNQSVIAPARQPKLDPAIVLHQQASDEIVHPGYRATCYQKPNVSDRLSLLVQPAGDIWLSVNFYRDSSQGQFQPGEIAAIETLSPLFAYAAKHHYSVNGQPAQGVSPMMLARLCQHGPQLSKRELDVLRGVLEGLTAVEIAETMGVQPSSVITYQKRAYKRLGIASQRQLFALCLGPQAA, encoded by the coding sequence ATGCGTTACTGGCGCGTCGAGCGGCGGCAGGCGGAAGGGCAGCTGGATCTGGGGCGCGCCCTCGATCTGCTGGCCGCCATCGGCCATGCGGATGTCAATGCCATGGCGGGCGCCATCCTGAAAACGGCCGGCACGGCCGCCTCCATCGCCCAGTGCACGATCTTTGCCTATGAATTCGGCAACCGGCCCCGCACGGTGCCCGTGGCCGACCGGCGCGGCGGGCGTTTTTTGCAGGATATCGCGGACAGCTACGCGCGCCATTACTATGCGCTCGACGGCAATCAGAGCGTCATCGCACCTGCCCGTCAGCCGAAGCTGGACCCCGCCATCGTGCTGCACCAGCAGGCGAGCGACGAGATCGTCCATCCCGGCTATCGCGCCACCTGCTATCAAAAGCCGAATGTCTCGGACCGGCTGTCGCTGCTGGTACAGCCGGCCGGCGACATCTGGCTGTCCGTCAATTTTTACCGCGACAGCAGCCAGGGCCAGTTCCAGCCCGGTGAAATCGCCGCCATCGAAACCCTCTCGCCGCTGTTCGCGTATGCGGCCAAACACCACTACAGCGTCAATGGCCAGCCCGCGCAAGGCGTCTCGCCCATGATGCTGGCCCGGCTGTGCCAGCATGGACCGCAATTGAGCAAGCGCGAACTCGACGTGCTGCGCGGCGTGCTGGAAGGGCTGACTGCCGTCGAAATAGCGGAGACCATGGGTGTGCAGCCATCGAGTGTCATCACGTATCAAAAGCGCGCGTATAAACGCCTGGGTATTGCCAGCCAGCGTCAATTGTTTGCGCTATGTCTAGGGCCGCAAGCGGCTTGA
- a CDS encoding DUF1842 domain-containing protein has protein sequence MSSTELNAVEHVYLIAGNLGLPGAPILNLALFYNPDDGSVSGEALITQSIAPPHGRVVIRPVSGPVHGLGLGNATRVFSLSGEYLVSVPPPAIGSYLAKFEATFVTDNNWSGHGSFSYGNQKVDNVPIKKRG, from the coding sequence GTGTCCTCAACTGAATTGAATGCAGTAGAACACGTCTATCTGATCGCCGGCAATCTCGGCCTGCCCGGCGCACCGATCCTGAATCTGGCCCTGTTTTACAATCCCGACGACGGCAGCGTCAGCGGCGAAGCCCTGATCACGCAGTCGATCGCGCCACCGCATGGCCGCGTGGTGATCCGTCCCGTCAGCGGTCCCGTGCATGGCCTGGGCCTGGGCAATGCCACACGCGTCTTCAGTCTGAGCGGCGAATACCTGGTGTCCGTGCCGCCACCGGCCATCGGCAGCTACCTGGCCAAGTTTGAAGCGACCTTTGTGACGGACAATAACTGGAGCGGCCACGGTTCCTTCAGCTATGGCAACCAGAAGGTCGATAACGTGCCTATCAAGAAACGCGGCTAG
- a CDS encoding MFS transporter yields the protein MTIANAATPATPAPVLDAAAHQLEQQVMRKVSRHLLGFLFLLFVFSFLDRINIGFAGLTMMQDLGLSGTQFGFATTLFYIAYIACSIPSNIVLARIGARKWIGSMMIAWGLASTATLFASGPASLYALRFLVGVTEAGFLPGMLLYLTYWFPSAYRARANALFMIAMPVTAAIGSALSGLILGLDGHWGLKGWQWLFLLEGMPSVLLGLAVYGYLDDSPAKANWLGKLEQQVLARMLAAEHKPDAPRQKVSVLAEMCSPTVLKFGLAYFCLVNTLAMVAVWTPLIVKSFNSGASNTQIGLLAAIPQVCTVIGMVLWGRRSDRLQERRWHIVWPMLLSAAGWLFTAYSGNPVLQLLGVCMASTGAYTAMSVFWTTPDRALSLGARAIGIAVINATGNIGSALNPVVVGWLKDFTHSFATGLLYASVLLVAGAAIVLTLPIARGGKTHS from the coding sequence ATGACCATCGCCAATGCGGCCACCCCCGCTACCCCGGCACCCGTTCTCGACGCGGCCGCCCATCAACTGGAACAGCAGGTGATGCGCAAGGTATCGCGCCATTTGCTGGGATTTTTGTTTCTGCTGTTCGTGTTTTCCTTTCTTGACCGCATCAACATCGGCTTCGCCGGCCTGACCATGATGCAAGACCTGGGCCTGTCCGGTACCCAGTTCGGCTTTGCCACCACGCTGTTTTACATCGCCTACATCGCCTGCAGCATCCCCAGCAACATCGTGCTGGCGCGCATCGGCGCCCGTAAATGGATAGGCAGCATGATGATCGCCTGGGGCCTGGCCTCGACGGCGACCCTGTTCGCCAGCGGCCCGGCCAGCCTGTATGCGTTGCGCTTTTTAGTGGGCGTGACGGAGGCGGGCTTCCTGCCCGGCATGCTGCTGTACCTGACCTACTGGTTTCCCAGCGCCTACCGGGCACGCGCCAATGCCCTGTTCATGATCGCCATGCCCGTCACGGCCGCCATCGGTTCGGCCCTGTCCGGCCTGATCCTGGGGCTGGACGGCCACTGGGGTTTGAAGGGCTGGCAATGGCTGTTCTTGCTCGAAGGCATGCCTTCCGTGCTGCTGGGCCTGGCCGTGTACGGCTACCTCGACGATTCGCCCGCCAAGGCGAACTGGCTGGGCAAGCTGGAACAGCAGGTGCTGGCGCGCATGCTGGCGGCCGAGCACAAGCCTGATGCGCCCCGGCAAAAAGTCTCGGTGCTGGCGGAAATGTGCTCGCCCACCGTGCTGAAATTCGGTCTCGCCTATTTTTGCCTGGTCAACACCCTGGCGATGGTGGCCGTGTGGACGCCCTTGATCGTGAAAAGTTTCAATAGCGGCGCCAGCAATACGCAAATCGGTCTGCTGGCGGCTATTCCGCAAGTGTGCACCGTGATCGGCATGGTCCTGTGGGGCCGTCGCTCGGACCGGCTGCAGGAGCGCCGCTGGCATATCGTCTGGCCCATGCTGCTGTCGGCCGCTGGCTGGCTCTTCACGGCCTATTCTGGCAATCCCGTCCTGCAGTTGCTGGGCGTGTGCATGGCCTCGACGGGCGCGTATACCGCCATGTCCGTCTTCTGGACCACGCCGGACCGGGCCCTGAGCCTGGGCGCGCGCGCCATCGGCATCGCCGTCATCAATGCCACGGGCAATATCGGCTCGGCCCTGAACCCCGTCGTGGTGGGCTGGCTGAAGGATTTCACGCACAGCTTTGCCACGGGCTTGCTGTACGCCAGCGTGCTGCTGGTGGCGGGTGCGGCCATCGTGCTGACCCTGCCCATCGCGCGCGGCGGTAAAACACATTCTTGA
- a CDS encoding FAD-dependent oxidoreductase, with amino-acid sequence MSDTFHPYPHVPKVYPPGKPAGAGIEHVPVLIVGGGPVGLATALGLARHGVRSVLIEADDGVCTGSRAICISRRSLEIIDRLGALDGFISKGLPWAGGRSFYRAEEVLHFTMPQDAQQKLPPMVNLAQYHIEQFLLDAAECQSELIDIRWQTRVTGVQQRADGATVTVATPDATYQIDTDWLVAADGGRSAVREALGLKLQGTSYEGRYVIVDIHLKSERPTERLAYFDPPSNPGSTVLVHKQPDDIWRIDYQLRDDEDAQAAVLLENVAPRVDSLLAMMGETAPWHPVWITIYKANALTLEKYRHGAVLFAGDAAHLVPIFGVRGANSGIDDADNLAWKLAYVVKGQAPQALLDSYSDERVYAARENLRHGTKSTEFMAPPTFAFELMRTAVLGLAGKHAHVRSLINPRQTSAIAYAQSPLNAPDTDGFSAGPAPGTVLPECPLALPHNGGQKAGYITDLVKRDDGHFTGLYFSEDGCVPAGLLALGDSLPLSTVAISRSGAQECARDHTAQVFSLFDAQPGTFYLVRPDGHVLGRWREVRVGQVLEALAKAGVRPGGSAPSTLRSGSLKVIKETT; translated from the coding sequence ATGAGCGATACATTCCATCCTTATCCCCATGTGCCGAAGGTGTATCCGCCCGGAAAACCGGCCGGTGCGGGCATCGAGCACGTCCCCGTGCTGATCGTCGGCGGCGGCCCCGTGGGGCTGGCCACGGCCCTGGGCCTGGCGCGCCACGGCGTGCGCTCGGTGCTGATCGAGGCGGACGACGGCGTCTGCACGGGCAGTCGCGCCATCTGCATCTCGCGGCGCAGCCTGGAAATCATCGACCGCCTGGGTGCGCTCGACGGCTTTATCAGCAAAGGCTTGCCGTGGGCGGGCGGCCGCAGCTTTTACCGCGCCGAGGAAGTGCTGCACTTTACGATGCCGCAAGACGCGCAGCAGAAATTGCCACCGATGGTCAACCTGGCGCAATACCATATCGAGCAATTCCTGCTCGATGCGGCCGAATGCCAGAGCGAGCTGATCGATATCCGCTGGCAAACGCGGGTGACCGGCGTGCAGCAGCGCGCCGACGGCGCCACGGTCACCGTGGCCACGCCCGATGCAACCTACCAGATCGACACGGACTGGCTGGTGGCGGCCGATGGCGGGCGCAGCGCCGTGCGCGAGGCGCTGGGCCTCAAATTGCAAGGCACCAGCTATGAAGGGCGCTATGTGATCGTCGATATCCACCTGAAAAGCGAGCGCCCCACGGAGCGCCTCGCGTATTTCGACCCGCCATCGAATCCCGGCTCGACCGTGCTGGTGCACAAGCAGCCCGACGATATCTGGCGCATCGACTATCAATTGCGCGACGACGAGGATGCGCAGGCGGCCGTGCTGCTGGAAAACGTGGCGCCCCGCGTGGACAGCCTGCTGGCCATGATGGGAGAAACAGCGCCATGGCATCCCGTGTGGATCACCATCTACAAGGCCAACGCCTTGACACTGGAAAAATACCGGCACGGCGCCGTGCTGTTCGCGGGCGATGCGGCCCACCTGGTGCCCATCTTCGGCGTGCGCGGCGCCAATTCCGGCATCGACGACGCGGACAATCTGGCCTGGAAACTCGCGTATGTGGTCAAGGGCCAGGCACCGCAGGCCTTGCTGGACAGCTATTCGGACGAGCGCGTGTACGCCGCCCGTGAAAACCTGCGCCACGGCACCAAAAGCACGGAATTCATGGCGCCGCCCACGTTCGCCTTCGAGCTGATGCGCACGGCCGTGCTGGGGCTGGCGGGCAAGCATGCGCACGTGCGCTCGCTGATCAACCCGCGCCAGACCAGCGCCATCGCGTATGCGCAGTCGCCCCTGAATGCGCCGGACACGGACGGGTTTTCCGCCGGCCCCGCGCCGGGCACGGTCTTGCCCGAATGCCCGCTGGCGCTGCCGCACAACGGCGGGCAAAAAGCGGGGTATATTACCGATCTGGTGAAGCGCGACGACGGCCATTTCACGGGCCTGTATTTCAGCGAAGATGGCTGCGTGCCTGCCGGACTGCTGGCGCTGGGCGACAGCTTGCCGTTGAGCACCGTGGCGATCAGCCGCAGCGGGGCACAAGAGTGCGCCAGGGACCACACGGCGCAGGTATTCTCGCTGTTTGACGCGCAGCCCGGCACGTTTTACCTCGTGCGCCCGGATGGGCACGTGCTGGGGCGCTGGCGCGAGGTGAGGGTGGGGCAGGTGCTTGAAGCGCTGGCAAAAGCCGGGGTCAGACCCGGCGGGTCTGCCCCCAGTACTTTGCGCAGCGGGTCATTAAAAGTTATTAAGGAGACAACATGA
- the hmgA gene encoding homogentisate 1,2-dioxygenase, with amino-acid sequence MTGAGYQSGFGNEFATEAIAGALPQGQNSPQQAPLGLYSEQLSGTAFTAPRAQNRRSWLYRIRPASQHPPFTLLQNTRIVSDFHAMPPTPPNQLRWDPLPLPDSSTPVDFIDGWQTMAGNGSAEAMSGCAIHVYAANRSMQRFFYSADGELLVVPQEGRLAIATELGLIELEPQEIAVIPRGVRFRVTLPDGAARGYVCENFGTAFRLPDMGPIGSNGLANSRDFLTPHAAYEDIDGECELLAKFGGHLWRTTLDHSPLDVVAWHGNYAPYKYDLRRFNVIGSISYDHPDPSIFLVLQAPSENPLFGAIDFAIFPPRWLAAEHTFRPPWFHRNVASEFMGLIHGVYDAKAAGFVPGGASLHNCMSGHGPDAQTFEKASHSDTSAPAKVADTMAFMFETRTILKPTPFALDGGLLQSDYFECWQGLRKHFDPNPL; translated from the coding sequence ATGACGGGCGCCGGCTACCAAAGCGGCTTCGGCAACGAATTTGCCACGGAAGCCATCGCCGGCGCCTTGCCGCAGGGGCAGAATTCGCCGCAGCAAGCGCCCCTGGGCCTGTATTCGGAACAACTATCTGGCACGGCCTTCACGGCGCCGCGCGCGCAGAACCGGCGCTCGTGGCTGTACCGCATCCGTCCCGCCAGCCAGCATCCGCCGTTTACCTTGCTGCAAAATACCCGCATCGTCAGCGATTTTCACGCCATGCCCCCCACGCCGCCGAACCAGTTGCGCTGGGACCCGCTGCCGCTGCCCGACAGCAGTACGCCGGTCGACTTCATCGACGGCTGGCAAACGATGGCAGGTAACGGCAGCGCCGAAGCGATGAGCGGCTGCGCCATCCACGTGTATGCGGCCAACCGCTCCATGCAGCGCTTCTTTTACTCGGCCGACGGCGAATTGCTGGTCGTGCCGCAGGAAGGCCGGCTGGCGATCGCCACGGAACTGGGCTTGATCGAGCTGGAACCGCAGGAGATCGCCGTGATCCCGCGCGGCGTGCGCTTCCGCGTGACCTTGCCCGATGGCGCGGCGCGCGGCTATGTGTGCGAAAACTTCGGCACGGCGTTCCGTTTGCCCGACATGGGGCCCATCGGCTCGAATGGCCTGGCCAACAGCCGCGACTTCCTCACGCCGCACGCGGCCTACGAGGATATCGACGGCGAGTGCGAACTGCTGGCCAAGTTCGGCGGCCACCTGTGGCGCACGACGCTCGACCATTCACCGCTGGACGTGGTGGCCTGGCATGGCAATTACGCGCCGTATAAATACGACTTGCGCCGCTTCAATGTCATCGGCTCGATCAGCTACGACCATCCCGACCCGTCGATCTTCCTGGTGCTGCAGGCACCGAGCGAAAATCCCCTGTTCGGCGCCATCGACTTCGCCATCTTCCCGCCGCGCTGGCTGGCCGCCGAGCACACGTTCCGGCCGCCGTGGTTCCACCGCAACGTGGCCAGCGAATTCATGGGGCTGATCCACGGCGTGTACGACGCCAAGGCGGCCGGCTTCGTGCCGGGCGGCGCCAGCCTGCACAACTGCATGTCCGGCCACGGCCCCGATGCGCAAACGTTCGAGAAGGCATCGCACAGCGACACGTCCGCGCCCGCGAAGGTGGCCGACACCATGGCCTTCATGTTCGAGACGCGCACCATCCTCAAGCCCACGCCGTTCGCGCTGGACGGTGGCTTGCTGCAGAGCGACTATTTCGAGTGCTGGCAAGGCTTGCGCAAGCATTTCGATCCGAACCCGCTGTGA